Proteins encoded within one genomic window of Candidatus Berkiella cookevillensis:
- a CDS encoding transposase, which produces MSKYKKYDKSFKQRAVQLALTSEQPTSKTAKDLGILESTLYNWISKAKKDKNIPEVKDETPDLKQLHEELLKLRKENERLRDTCDILKKATAYFANDPKKDSNS; this is translated from the coding sequence ATGTCCAAGTATAAGAAGTATGATAAGTCATTTAAGCAAAGAGCAGTGCAGCTAGCACTGACCTCCGAACAACCCACCTCAAAGACAGCGAAAGATCTCGGCATTCTTGAGTCAACGCTTTATAACTGGATATCCAAGGCTAAAAAAGACAAAAATATCCCTGAGGTCAAGGATGAAACTCCTGATTTAAAGCAACTTCATGAAGAACTGTTGAAGCTACGCAAGGAAAATGAACGCCTAAGGGATACCTGCGACATTTTAAAAAAGGCTACAGCCTACTTCGCGAACGACCCGAAGAAAGATTCAAATTCATAG
- a CDS encoding IS3 family transposase, giving the protein MEKERHHYDVVLLCECMQVSRSGYYAWKNRPVEPECNDTFIKERMNAIFLLSRCCYGFRRMQKALKNEGIDCNHKKVSRLMKELKLFPKVKRKFKATTNSNHKLPIEPNRLERKFFAIKPNIAWVGDITYIWTEQGWLYLATVIDLCSRKVKGWAMGERITADLAVSALEMALKQVDCSKALLFHSDRGVQYASHAFKEVIKNNGMVHSMSRKADCWDNAVAESFFGTLKQELVYHCKFKTRDEAKLAIFDYIEVFYNRIRLHSTLDYQTPDSVERAVLAA; this is encoded by the coding sequence ATAGAGAAAGAACGTCATCATTATGATGTTGTTTTGCTCTGCGAATGTATGCAGGTCTCCCGAAGTGGGTATTATGCTTGGAAAAACCGACCAGTCGAACCTGAGTGTAATGACACTTTTATAAAAGAGAGGATGAACGCTATCTTTTTGCTGAGTCGATGTTGCTATGGCTTCAGACGCATGCAGAAAGCACTTAAAAACGAAGGTATCGATTGTAATCATAAAAAGGTAAGCCGTTTAATGAAAGAATTAAAGCTGTTCCCCAAAGTAAAGAGAAAATTCAAAGCCACAACCAACTCAAACCACAAGCTGCCAATCGAGCCAAATCGGTTAGAGCGCAAATTCTTTGCGATAAAGCCGAATATTGCCTGGGTTGGCGATATTACCTATATTTGGACTGAACAAGGTTGGCTTTATTTAGCGACAGTCATCGACCTGTGCTCACGAAAGGTCAAAGGCTGGGCCATGGGTGAGCGCATAACAGCTGACTTGGCTGTTTCTGCGTTAGAGATGGCACTAAAACAAGTTGATTGTTCTAAGGCTCTTCTATTCCATTCTGATAGAGGTGTTCAATATGCTTCCCACGCTTTTAAAGAAGTTATTAAAAATAATGGAATGGTTCACAGTATGAGTCGTAAGGCTGATTGTTGGGATAACGCCGTTGCTGAAAGCTTCTTTGGCACTTTAAAGCAAGAGCTTGTCTATCACTGCAAATTTAAAACACGTGATGAGGCAAAATTAGCTATTTTTGATTACATCGAAGTGTTCTATAATCGTATCCGTTTGCACTCAACGCTGGACTATCAAACACCTGATAGTGTAGAAAGAGCCGTATTAGCTGCGTAG
- a CDS encoding Gfo/Idh/MocA family oxidoreductase: protein MAIKTALIGFGFSGSKFHAPFLKAVPGFEVTHVVSTREEEIKSVFPKAQIVSQENIDNLFESSKIDLVIITTPNSTHYHLAKKALLFSKHVLLEKPFVLTLLEGQELIEIAKRNNKILAIYHNRRWDSDFLSVKNIISLGVLGKISSFNIRYDRYRPEPKPHRWKESNDVGSGTLWDLGAHLIDQALNLFGMPKFLNAELAVQRSHANAIDFFDIRFIYENKLQIRLSSSSICLFPGPKYEIHGTTGSFIKFGQDPQEQALIEGKSPEDIDFGKEFEQFYGKLVTLKNGKVVSEIVPSSKGCYIQFFKHLKNAINNGVNSPVQPDEALNVIKLILLCEESSKYKKTLLVEKNSDNKLIIEKQN from the coding sequence ATGGCTATTAAAACTGCGCTCATTGGTTTTGGCTTTTCAGGATCGAAATTTCACGCCCCTTTTTTAAAAGCGGTGCCTGGTTTTGAAGTGACGCATGTGGTTTCAACCAGGGAAGAAGAGATAAAGTCAGTTTTCCCCAAAGCACAAATTGTGTCTCAAGAGAATATAGACAATCTATTTGAATCGTCAAAAATAGATTTAGTGATCATTACAACACCAAATTCAACACATTATCACTTAGCTAAGAAGGCTTTATTATTCTCTAAACATGTACTTCTTGAAAAACCATTCGTATTAACTTTGCTTGAGGGACAAGAATTGATCGAGATTGCAAAGAGAAATAATAAGATCTTGGCAATCTATCATAATCGGCGTTGGGATAGTGATTTTCTAAGTGTAAAGAATATCATTAGCTTAGGCGTGTTAGGAAAAATTAGTTCTTTTAACATACGTTATGATCGTTATCGCCCTGAACCCAAACCTCATCGCTGGAAAGAGTCTAACGATGTTGGCTCTGGGACGCTGTGGGATTTAGGGGCACATCTGATTGACCAAGCCCTGAACCTCTTTGGTATGCCAAAATTTCTTAATGCTGAACTTGCGGTTCAAAGAAGTCATGCAAATGCTATTGATTTTTTTGACATTCGATTTATTTACGAAAACAAATTACAAATTCGCCTTTCCTCCAGCTCCATTTGTCTTTTTCCAGGACCTAAATATGAGATTCATGGAACCACTGGGTCATTTATAAAATTTGGTCAGGATCCACAGGAACAAGCGCTCATTGAAGGCAAGTCACCAGAGGATATTGATTTTGGGAAAGAATTTGAACAGTTTTATGGAAAATTAGTTACTTTAAAAAATGGAAAAGTAGTCAGTGAAATTGTTCCTTCTTCGAAGGGTTGTTATATACAATTTTTCAAGCATCTGAAGAATGCTATCAACAATGGAGTGAATTCACCAGTACAACCTGATGAAGCATTAAACGTGATAAAACTTATTTTACTATGCGAAGAAAGTAGTAAATATAAAAAAACTCTTTTAGTAGAGAAAAATTCTGATAATAAATTGATTATTGAAAAGCAAAACTGA
- a CDS encoding DUF924 family protein: protein MDEILNFWFDYEHEKAPIYNRKIWWVKDQKVDNILREKFGLLREKAIKGELDDCLELPKGTLAYIILIDQFSRNLFRDTPKMFEYDALALSAAKRALKQGLDKTLTLTERVFMYLPLEHSENMNDQNESVALFEQLLNETPEQYKSIAALFLNYARDHRLIIEKFQRFPHRNKTLSRESTSAEIEFLASHPGY, encoded by the coding sequence ATGGATGAAATATTAAATTTTTGGTTCGATTATGAACATGAAAAGGCACCTATTTATAATCGTAAAATATGGTGGGTCAAAGATCAAAAAGTAGATAATATTCTTAGGGAAAAATTTGGCTTGCTGAGGGAAAAAGCAATAAAAGGCGAATTAGATGATTGTTTAGAATTGCCAAAAGGCACATTAGCTTATATTATTTTAATCGATCAATTTTCTCGCAATCTCTTTAGAGATACACCGAAAATGTTTGAATATGATGCTTTAGCACTGAGCGCTGCTAAAAGAGCTTTAAAGCAGGGGCTGGATAAGACATTGACTTTAACAGAGCGGGTTTTTATGTACTTGCCTTTAGAGCATTCTGAAAATATGAATGATCAAAATGAAAGTGTTGCTTTGTTTGAGCAGCTGTTAAATGAAACACCAGAGCAGTATAAATCTATTGCAGCGTTATTTTTGAATTATGCTAGAGATCATCGGTTGATTATAGAAAAATTTCAGCGCTTCCCCCATCGCAATAAAACATTATCTCGTGAAAGTACAAGCGCGGAGATTGAATTTTTAGCAAGCCATCCAGGCTATTAA
- a CDS encoding LysR family transcriptional regulator gives MIDELRALAIFAKTVEAGSFRNGAKELKLSPSVVSHHISQLEERLGVTLLYRSTRSLSLTQEGEQLFFSVQKMVQAAENGLNIITQKSSEPSGKLIITVPAVLTRSSLIKDLALFAKTFPKITLSISFTDLQQDLIREGIDLAIRIGDLKNDTLKAKKLFEMKRTLIVAPSYMQSRKHPRKPQDLINWDWIGLKTRPDQRTLVNKTGKQFQINFKPRMIVDNLDAICQFATAGLGLATPPSFLVEEDIRQGLLIEPLPAWSIQSLGVYAVCPPNAAKESLTFRLINFLETRKSSL, from the coding sequence ATGATTGATGAGTTACGTGCACTTGCAATCTTTGCCAAGACAGTAGAAGCAGGCTCCTTTCGCAATGGAGCAAAAGAATTAAAGCTGTCCCCCTCTGTCGTCAGCCACCACATTTCTCAACTCGAGGAACGATTAGGGGTTACCTTACTTTATCGCTCTACGCGAAGTCTTTCTCTTACCCAAGAAGGTGAACAATTATTCTTTTCTGTTCAGAAAATGGTACAAGCCGCAGAGAATGGGCTTAATATCATTACTCAAAAATCATCTGAGCCTTCTGGTAAATTAATTATTACTGTGCCAGCTGTTCTCACTCGAAGTTCATTGATTAAAGATCTCGCTCTTTTTGCCAAAACTTTTCCTAAAATCACATTATCAATTAGCTTCACTGATCTGCAGCAAGACTTAATTCGAGAAGGTATTGATCTTGCGATACGTATTGGGGATTTAAAAAACGACACATTAAAAGCGAAAAAGCTTTTTGAAATGAAACGAACACTTATTGTCGCACCAAGTTACATGCAGAGCAGAAAACATCCACGCAAACCCCAAGATCTTATAAATTGGGATTGGATCGGACTTAAAACACGCCCCGATCAAAGAACCTTAGTCAATAAAACAGGCAAACAGTTTCAAATCAATTTTAAACCAAGAATGATTGTTGATAATCTAGATGCTATTTGCCAATTTGCTACTGCAGGATTAGGGCTTGCCACCCCTCCCTCATTTCTGGTCGAAGAAGATATACGTCAGGGCTTGCTCATAGAACCACTACCCGCATGGTCCATCCAATCACTTGGTGTCTATGCGGTATGCCCACCCAATGCAGCCAAAGAATCTTTAACCTTTCGATTGATCAATTTTTTAGAAACGCGAAAAAGCAGCTTATAA
- a CDS encoding class I SAM-dependent methyltransferase: MTELIARNNAIYFESAKAYPFDHRGVKWASAESQRIRFEVLCEIAENFFKSSILDVGCGLGHLIDYLQSNQFSGVYKGIDTVDQMVLQAKKRYPLFNFETNDLDAMKDVAYDYVIASGIFTFVNWSSMQNTIEKLFLCSKKGVAFNSLSALSIEKESEIFYPDPIKVFEFCKKITSNVVLRQDYMPHDFTIYLYH, from the coding sequence ATGACTGAATTGATTGCTCGAAATAATGCAATATATTTTGAAAGTGCTAAGGCTTATCCTTTTGATCACCGAGGTGTAAAGTGGGCAAGTGCAGAATCTCAACGTATCAGATTTGAAGTATTGTGTGAAATTGCAGAGAATTTTTTTAAATCTTCAATCTTAGATGTGGGTTGTGGCCTAGGCCACTTGATTGATTATTTGCAAAGTAATCAATTTAGTGGTGTGTACAAAGGTATTGATACCGTTGATCAAATGGTTCTTCAGGCCAAAAAGCGTTATCCGCTATTTAATTTTGAAACCAACGATCTAGATGCAATGAAGGATGTTGCATATGATTATGTTATTGCCAGTGGCATTTTTACATTTGTAAACTGGTCTTCGATGCAAAATACAATTGAGAAATTATTTTTATGTTCCAAAAAAGGAGTTGCTTTTAATAGTTTGAGTGCTTTATCAATAGAAAAAGAATCTGAGATATTTTATCCAGATCCAATCAAAGTTTTTGAATTTTGTAAAAAAATCACTTCGAATGTAGTATTAAGACAAGACTACATGCCACATGATTTCACCATTTACCTGTATCACTAG
- a CDS encoding RhoGAP domain-containing protein, translated as MAARGPHDLSNNEILHMVRDIIGQIENNEELLNIRGILRVAGSHDAAQTILETGKVPPITSENIHTIVDVLKRSLSLMTTRIPSIDTTGLATLQAIAANVSDQETSKIALANAFQDFVDNLARSNDIDKESLGEILHNYMHLGKVISQYEATNKMTTNNCAIVIGPRMNEVLNLVPIPAAGDPALVMSAAAKASLVNDAIRIGIESGNYDVHFDQKYAEVKFNSRQRMITAVESQTEKTGASLEKLMTLLEKITGEIKQTERSLDTLKNQKDQLKGRGGLLHKKTPEEKKFLAQTRAALLREQEHYKSLSERLDALHRDIEDFEKSRIKFDHTRSELTASMRRLEHYLPSSPSTTDSDTTVSDDEFAMIENTERAFMPSVGVTTTTTAIVPDPDKERELSSEDRSPPRTPRSSQ; from the coding sequence ATGGCAGCAAGAGGACCACATGATTTAAGCAATAATGAAATTCTACACATGGTGAGAGATATTATTGGACAAATAGAAAATAATGAAGAATTATTGAATATACGCGGTATATTAAGGGTTGCTGGCAGCCACGATGCTGCTCAAACAATATTGGAAACAGGGAAAGTCCCGCCTATTACAAGTGAAAATATCCATACTATCGTTGATGTTCTAAAACGAAGTTTGTCACTCATGACAACAAGAATCCCCTCTATAGACACGACAGGACTAGCCACACTGCAAGCGATTGCTGCGAATGTGTCGGATCAAGAAACTTCAAAAATAGCATTAGCAAATGCATTTCAAGACTTTGTTGATAATTTAGCGAGGAGTAATGACATAGATAAAGAGTCATTAGGAGAAATTTTGCATAACTATATGCATTTGGGAAAAGTTATTTCTCAATATGAAGCAACAAATAAGATGACTACAAACAATTGCGCAATTGTGATTGGCCCTAGAATGAATGAAGTTTTAAATTTAGTCCCCATCCCTGCTGCAGGTGATCCCGCTTTGGTGATGAGTGCTGCAGCAAAAGCAAGTTTAGTGAATGATGCGATTCGTATTGGCATTGAATCTGGTAATTATGATGTACATTTTGATCAAAAATATGCTGAAGTAAAATTCAATTCCCGTCAAAGAATGATAACTGCAGTTGAAAGCCAAACTGAAAAAACTGGGGCATCTTTAGAAAAATTGATGACATTACTTGAGAAAATTACTGGGGAAATAAAACAAACGGAGCGTAGTTTAGATACATTGAAAAACCAGAAAGACCAATTAAAAGGAAGAGGCGGACTGCTTCATAAGAAAACGCCCGAAGAGAAGAAATTTTTAGCACAAACGAGAGCAGCACTCCTTAGAGAGCAAGAACATTATAAAAGTTTATCAGAACGATTAGACGCGCTACATAGAGATATAGAAGATTTTGAAAAGAGCCGTATAAAATTTGACCATACTCGTTCAGAATTAACGGCTTCTATGAGGCGTTTGGAACATTATTTGCCATCCAGTCCCTCAACAACAGATTCTGATACGACAGTATCGGATGATGAGTTTGCAATGATAGAAAATACGGAGCGTGCCTTTATGCCATCTGTCGGAGTAACCACGACGACAACAGCAATTGTGCCCGATCCAGATAAAGAACGAGAATTGTCATCCGAAGATCGCTCGCCACCTCGAACACCTCGCTCTTCACAATAG
- a CDS encoding GNAT family N-acetyltransferase, with amino-acid sequence MSYQISFESSPSQQDTQVLCDGISTHAQKMKGLQVIDFFAFFIRDAQGKIQGGCNGDNLYGCLYIGQLWVAELLRGQGYGTKLMQAAEQYAKERNCNFMTVNTMDWEALGFYQKLGFEIEFERHGFAKNSVFYFLRKNLITQEKSKPSPEA; translated from the coding sequence ATGTCCTATCAAATTTCCTTTGAATCTTCCCCTTCTCAGCAAGACACCCAAGTACTCTGTGACGGCATTTCTACGCATGCTCAGAAAATGAAAGGCCTGCAGGTCATCGACTTTTTTGCTTTTTTTATTCGTGATGCACAAGGAAAAATTCAAGGAGGCTGCAATGGCGACAATTTATATGGCTGCTTATACATTGGGCAACTCTGGGTTGCAGAACTCTTACGCGGACAAGGCTATGGTACAAAATTAATGCAAGCAGCTGAACAATATGCAAAAGAGCGGAATTGTAATTTCATGACTGTGAACACGATGGATTGGGAAGCGCTCGGATTTTATCAAAAACTGGGCTTTGAGATTGAATTCGAACGGCATGGCTTTGCAAAGAATTCCGTTTTCTATTTTTTGAGAAAAAATCTTATCACACAAGAAAAAAGCAAACCCTCTCCTGAAGCTTAA
- a CDS encoding sulfide-dependent adenosine diphosphate thiazole synthase, whose product MMFTQIDEKEITRAIIHEYHAQLDSAVESDVIIAGAGPSGLVAGRYLAQRGYKVTIIERNNYLGGGMWIGGYLMNKVTLRAPAQAILDELNIAYKEYKPGLFVADSAFFASGLIRGACEAGVTFLNMTIVEDVVVKNKVLTGLVINSMPVTQLPRMITCLDPIIIESKLVIDATGHDAIICRLLGKRQMLESKGMGPLWVEASEKEIVARTGEVFPNLIISGMAVSEKCGLPRMGPTFGGMLLSGKRAGEIACTALETKQRETTK is encoded by the coding sequence ATGATGTTTACACAGATCGATGAAAAAGAAATAACACGCGCTATTATCCATGAATACCATGCTCAACTTGACTCAGCGGTTGAATCAGATGTGATTATCGCTGGTGCAGGCCCCTCAGGACTGGTTGCAGGTCGATATCTTGCACAACGTGGCTATAAAGTCACCATCATAGAAAGAAATAATTATCTGGGTGGCGGCATGTGGATCGGTGGCTACTTAATGAATAAAGTCACTTTGCGTGCCCCTGCTCAAGCGATTTTAGATGAATTGAATATTGCCTATAAAGAATATAAACCAGGGCTTTTTGTGGCAGACTCCGCTTTTTTTGCTTCTGGTTTAATACGAGGTGCTTGTGAAGCAGGTGTTACATTTTTGAATATGACCATTGTTGAAGATGTTGTTGTTAAAAATAAAGTATTAACTGGCTTAGTCATTAATTCTATGCCTGTCACACAATTGCCCAGAATGATCACTTGCTTAGATCCTATCATCATTGAATCTAAACTCGTCATCGATGCAACAGGGCATGATGCGATTATTTGCCGATTGCTTGGTAAAAGGCAAATGCTGGAATCTAAAGGGATGGGCCCCTTGTGGGTAGAAGCCTCTGAAAAAGAAATTGTAGCACGCACAGGAGAGGTATTTCCTAACTTAATCATTTCTGGGATGGCTGTATCAGAAAAATGTGGCTTACCACGAATGGGACCTACCTTTGGTGGTATGCTGCTCTCTGGCAAACGCGCGGGAGAAATTGCTTGTACGGCACTAGAAACTAAGCAACGAGAAACAACTAAGTAG
- a CDS encoding ABC transporter substrate-binding protein produces MHVPFLLNWYLNPYHAPLVVAQEMGFFEKYGIDLAIIEPTNPSDVTKIIGTGAIKLGLKAMVHCFAARARGYAIQSIATVLDEPPTGLISPLKQRIKHIADIQNKRIGYVGEFGKIMIDNLVQEAGFPINCYEAIRVGMDATQAILTGHVDAAIGIASFQQIELEAAGMPSYLMPIDEMAQLGCCCFCSIQVIAHDSFLQDNHQMIHRFLQALQQGLQVTKKDPEQAWKCLIATKPSLNRPVYQKIFQATHPYFSSDLKNVDRDWQKVKNYAQRLKITDAQLSLSECYTNRFFSPV; encoded by the coding sequence ATGCATGTTCCTTTTTTACTCAATTGGTATCTAAATCCTTATCACGCACCTTTAGTGGTTGCTCAAGAAATGGGATTTTTTGAAAAATATGGTATCGATCTTGCCATTATAGAACCAACCAATCCCAGCGATGTCACAAAAATCATCGGAACGGGTGCTATTAAATTAGGGCTAAAAGCCATGGTACATTGTTTCGCTGCACGCGCACGCGGTTATGCAATTCAATCTATCGCTACTGTATTAGATGAACCGCCTACAGGACTTATTTCTCCTTTAAAGCAGCGTATAAAACACATCGCAGACATTCAAAATAAACGCATTGGTTATGTGGGTGAATTTGGAAAAATAATGATTGATAATCTTGTACAAGAAGCAGGTTTTCCGATTAATTGCTATGAAGCTATACGCGTTGGTATGGATGCCACACAAGCCATTTTAACAGGTCACGTTGATGCTGCAATTGGTATTGCTAGCTTCCAACAAATAGAACTTGAAGCAGCGGGCATGCCTTCCTATTTAATGCCTATTGATGAAATGGCTCAATTAGGATGTTGCTGTTTTTGCTCTATTCAAGTCATCGCACATGATTCATTTTTACAAGACAACCATCAAATGATTCATCGCTTTTTACAAGCGTTACAACAGGGGTTACAAGTAACAAAAAAAGATCCCGAGCAAGCGTGGAAATGTTTAATAGCGACAAAACCCAGTTTAAATAGACCTGTTTATCAGAAAATTTTTCAGGCAACGCATCCTTATTTCTCTTCAGACTTAAAAAATGTTGATAGAGATTGGCAAAAAGTAAAAAATTATGCACAGCGCCTAAAGATCACAGACGCTCAACTCTCCCTCTCAGAGTGCTATACCAACCGTTTTTTCTCTCCCGTTTAA